A stretch of Pogona vitticeps strain Pit_001003342236 chromosome 5, PviZW2.1, whole genome shotgun sequence DNA encodes these proteins:
- the CPSF6 gene encoding cleavage and polyadenylation specificity factor subunit 6 isoform X2 — MADGVDHIDIYADVGEEFNQEAEYGGHDQIDLYDDVISPSANNGDAPEDRDYMDSLPPSVGDDVGKGSAPNVVYTYTGKRIALYIGNLTWWTTDEDLTEAVHSLGVNDILEIKFFENRANGQSKGFALVGVGSEASSKKLMDLLPKRELHGQNPVVTPCNKQFLSQFELQSRKTTQSGQMSGEGKAGPPGGSSRATFPPSNRGRGRFPGALPGGDRFPGPAGPGGPPPPFPAGQTPPRPPLGPPGPPGPPGPPPPGQVLPPPLTGPPNRGDRPPPPVLFPGQPFGQPPLGPLPPGPPPPVPGYGPPPGPPPPQQGPPPPPGPFPPRPPGPLGPPLTLAPPPHLPGPPPGAPPPAPHVNPAFFPPPANSGIPTSDSRGPPPSDPYGRPPPYDRGDYGPPGREIDAARTPLSEAEFEEIMNRNRAISSSAISRAVSDASAAEYGSAIETLVTAISLIKQSKVSADDRCKVLISSLQDCLHGIESKSYGSGSRRRERSRERDHSRSREKSRRHKSRSRDRHDDYYRERSRERERHRDRDRDRDRERDREREYRHR; from the exons ATGGCGGACGGCGTGGACCACATAGATATCTACGCCGATGTaggagaggaatttaaccag GAGGCTGAATATGGTGGACATGATCAAATAGATTTGTATGACGACGTCATCTCGCCATCTGCCAATAACGGCGATGCACCAGAGGATCGTGATTATATGGACTCTCTTCCACCATCTGTCGGAGATGATGTAGGCAAAGGATCAGCACCAAATGTTGTCTACACATATACGGGAAAGAGAATTGCATTATATATTGGAAATCTTACATGG TGGACCACAGATGAAGATTTAACTGAGGCTGTTCATTCACTTGGTGTAAATGATATTTTGGAGATAAAATTTTTTGAAAATCGAGCTAATGGCCAGTCTAAAGG ATTTGCTCTTGTAGGTGTGGGATCTGAAGCATCTTCTAAAAAACTGATGGATCTCTTACCTAAAAGAGAATTgcatgggcaaaatcctgttgtaacACCATGTAATAAACAGTTCTTAAGTCAATTTGAGTTGCAGTCAAGAAAAA CTACACAGTCTGGGCAGATGTCTGGTGAAGGAAAAGCTGGTCCTCCAGGAGGAAGTTCACGGGCAACATTTCCACCAAGTAACAGAGGGAGAGGTCGTTTTCCAGGTGCCCTTCCTGGAGGTGACAGGTTTCCTGGTCCAGCCGGGCCAGGAGGacctcctccaccttttccag CTGGACAGACTCCTCCGCGTCCACCACTAGGTCCTCCTGGCCCACCAGGTCCACCGGGTCCTCCTCCACCTGGCCAGGTTCTACCTCCTCCATTAACTGGTCCTCCTAATCGTGGTGACCGCCCCCCTCCTCCAGTTCTGTTTCCAGGACAGCCCTTTGGTCAACCTCCATTGGGTCCACTTCCCCCTGGTCCTCCGCCTCCAGTTCCAGGCTATGGTCCTCCACCAGGTCCTCCACCCCCACAAcagggtcctcctcctcctccaggtccTTTCCCCCCTCGTCCACCTGGTCCGTTAGGACCACCCCTGACACTGGCTCCTCCTCCACACTTACCTGGCCCACCACCAGGTGCTCCCCCACCAGCCCCACACGTGAATCCAGCATTCTTCCCCCCACCAGCCAACAGTGGCATACCTACATCAGACAGCCGTGGTCCACCACCTTCAGACCCCTATGGACGACCTCCACCGTATGACAGAGGTGATTATGGGCCACCAGGCAG AGAAATAGATGCTGCAAGGACACCTTTAAGTGAAGCAGAATTTGAAGAAATCATGAACAGAAATAGAGCTATTTCTAGCAGTGCCATTTCAAGAGCTGTATCAGATGCTAGTGCTG CGGAGTATGGAAGTGCTATAGAAACCTTGGTGACTGCAATTTCATTAATTAAACAATCCAAAGTATCTGCAGATGATCGTTGCAAAGTACTTATTAGCTCTCTGCAAGATTGCCTCCATGGAATTGAGTCAAAATCTTATGGTTCAGGGTCAAG aAGACGTGAGCGATCAAGGGAGAGAGACCACAGCAGGTCGAGAGAGAAGAGCCGGCGCCACAAATCTCGTAGCAGAGATCGCCATGACGATTATTACCGGGAAAGAAGCCGTGAACGTGAGAGACATCGTGACCGCGATAGAGACCGTGACAGAGAACGTGACAGAGAACGAGAGTATCGCCATCGTTAA
- the CPSF6 gene encoding cleavage and polyadenylation specificity factor subunit 6 isoform X1, with translation MADGVDHIDIYADVGEEFNQEAEYGGHDQIDLYDDVISPSANNGDAPEDRDYMDSLPPSVGDDVGKGSAPNVVYTYTGKRIALYIGNLTWWTTDEDLTEAVHSLGVNDILEIKFFENRANGQSKGFALVGVGSEASSKKLMDLLPKRELHGQNPVVTPCNKQFLSQFELQSRKTTQSGQMSGEGKAGPPGGSSRATFPPSNRGRGRFPGALPGGDRFPGPAGPGGPPPPFPAGQTPPRPPLGPPGPPGPPGPPPPGQVLPPPLTGPPNRGDRPPPPVLFPGQPFGQPPLGPLPPGPPPPVPGYGPPPGPPPPQQGPPPPPGPFPPRPPGPLGPPLTLAPPPHLPGPPPGAPPPAPHVNPAFFPPPANSGIPTSDSRGPPPSDPYGRPPPYDRGDYGPPGRRITGNNMSIREQLHMPLYWRQTKNNTQNAGREIDAARTPLSEAEFEEIMNRNRAISSSAISRAVSDASAAEYGSAIETLVTAISLIKQSKVSADDRCKVLISSLQDCLHGIESKSYGSGSRRERSRERDHSRSREKSRRHKSRSRDRHDDYYRERSRERERHRDRDRDRDRERDREREYRHR, from the exons ATGGCGGACGGCGTGGACCACATAGATATCTACGCCGATGTaggagaggaatttaaccag GAGGCTGAATATGGTGGACATGATCAAATAGATTTGTATGACGACGTCATCTCGCCATCTGCCAATAACGGCGATGCACCAGAGGATCGTGATTATATGGACTCTCTTCCACCATCTGTCGGAGATGATGTAGGCAAAGGATCAGCACCAAATGTTGTCTACACATATACGGGAAAGAGAATTGCATTATATATTGGAAATCTTACATGG TGGACCACAGATGAAGATTTAACTGAGGCTGTTCATTCACTTGGTGTAAATGATATTTTGGAGATAAAATTTTTTGAAAATCGAGCTAATGGCCAGTCTAAAGG ATTTGCTCTTGTAGGTGTGGGATCTGAAGCATCTTCTAAAAAACTGATGGATCTCTTACCTAAAAGAGAATTgcatgggcaaaatcctgttgtaacACCATGTAATAAACAGTTCTTAAGTCAATTTGAGTTGCAGTCAAGAAAAA CTACACAGTCTGGGCAGATGTCTGGTGAAGGAAAAGCTGGTCCTCCAGGAGGAAGTTCACGGGCAACATTTCCACCAAGTAACAGAGGGAGAGGTCGTTTTCCAGGTGCCCTTCCTGGAGGTGACAGGTTTCCTGGTCCAGCCGGGCCAGGAGGacctcctccaccttttccag CTGGACAGACTCCTCCGCGTCCACCACTAGGTCCTCCTGGCCCACCAGGTCCACCGGGTCCTCCTCCACCTGGCCAGGTTCTACCTCCTCCATTAACTGGTCCTCCTAATCGTGGTGACCGCCCCCCTCCTCCAGTTCTGTTTCCAGGACAGCCCTTTGGTCAACCTCCATTGGGTCCACTTCCCCCTGGTCCTCCGCCTCCAGTTCCAGGCTATGGTCCTCCACCAGGTCCTCCACCCCCACAAcagggtcctcctcctcctccaggtccTTTCCCCCCTCGTCCACCTGGTCCGTTAGGACCACCCCTGACACTGGCTCCTCCTCCACACTTACCTGGCCCACCACCAGGTGCTCCCCCACCAGCCCCACACGTGAATCCAGCATTCTTCCCCCCACCAGCCAACAGTGGCATACCTACATCAGACAGCCGTGGTCCACCACCTTCAGACCCCTATGGACGACCTCCACCGTATGACAGAGGTGATTATGGGCCACCAGGCAG GCGTATCACTGGAAATAACATGTCCATAAGAGAACAATTACATATGCCATTGTATTGGAGACAAACGAAAAATAATACTCAAAACGCAGGGAG AGAAATAGATGCTGCAAGGACACCTTTAAGTGAAGCAGAATTTGAAGAAATCATGAACAGAAATAGAGCTATTTCTAGCAGTGCCATTTCAAGAGCTGTATCAGATGCTAGTGCTG CGGAGTATGGAAGTGCTATAGAAACCTTGGTGACTGCAATTTCATTAATTAAACAATCCAAAGTATCTGCAGATGATCGTTGCAAAGTACTTATTAGCTCTCTGCAAGATTGCCTCCATGGAATTGAGTCAAAATCTTATGGTTCAGGGTCAAG ACGTGAGCGATCAAGGGAGAGAGACCACAGCAGGTCGAGAGAGAAGAGCCGGCGCCACAAATCTCGTAGCAGAGATCGCCATGACGATTATTACCGGGAAAGAAGCCGTGAACGTGAGAGACATCGTGACCGCGATAGAGACCGTGACAGAGAACGTGACAGAGAACGAGAGTATCGCCATCGTTAA
- the CPSF6 gene encoding cleavage and polyadenylation specificity factor subunit 6 isoform X4 yields MADGVDHIDIYADVGEEFNQEAEYGGHDQIDLYDDVISPSANNGDAPEDRDYMDSLPPSVGDDVGKGSAPNVVYTYTGKRIALYIGNLTWWTTDEDLTEAVHSLGVNDILEIKFFENRANGQSKGFALVGVGSEASSKKLMDLLPKRELHGQNPVVTPCNKQFLSQFELQSRKTTQSGQMSGEGKAGPPGGSSRATFPPSNRGRGRFPGALPGGDRFPGPAGPGGPPPPFPAGQTPPRPPLGPPGPPGPPGPPPPGQVLPPPLTGPPNRGDRPPPPVLFPGQPFGQPPLGPLPPGPPPPVPGYGPPPGPPPPQQGPPPPPGPFPPRPPGPLGPPLTLAPPPHLPGPPPGAPPPAPHVNPAFFPPPANSGIPTSDSRGPPPSDPYGRPPPYDRGDYGPPGRRITGNNMSIREQLHMPLYWRQTKNNTQNAGREIDAARTPLSEAEFEEIMNRNRAISSSAISRAVSDASAAEYGSAIETLVTAISLIKQSKVSADDRCKVLISSLQDCLHGIESKSYGSGSRRRERSRERDHSRSREKSRRHKSRSRDRHDDYYRERSRERERHRDRDRDRDRERDREREYRHR; encoded by the exons ATGGCGGACGGCGTGGACCACATAGATATCTACGCCGATGTaggagaggaatttaaccag GAGGCTGAATATGGTGGACATGATCAAATAGATTTGTATGACGACGTCATCTCGCCATCTGCCAATAACGGCGATGCACCAGAGGATCGTGATTATATGGACTCTCTTCCACCATCTGTCGGAGATGATGTAGGCAAAGGATCAGCACCAAATGTTGTCTACACATATACGGGAAAGAGAATTGCATTATATATTGGAAATCTTACATGG TGGACCACAGATGAAGATTTAACTGAGGCTGTTCATTCACTTGGTGTAAATGATATTTTGGAGATAAAATTTTTTGAAAATCGAGCTAATGGCCAGTCTAAAGG ATTTGCTCTTGTAGGTGTGGGATCTGAAGCATCTTCTAAAAAACTGATGGATCTCTTACCTAAAAGAGAATTgcatgggcaaaatcctgttgtaacACCATGTAATAAACAGTTCTTAAGTCAATTTGAGTTGCAGTCAAGAAAAA CTACACAGTCTGGGCAGATGTCTGGTGAAGGAAAAGCTGGTCCTCCAGGAGGAAGTTCACGGGCAACATTTCCACCAAGTAACAGAGGGAGAGGTCGTTTTCCAGGTGCCCTTCCTGGAGGTGACAGGTTTCCTGGTCCAGCCGGGCCAGGAGGacctcctccaccttttccag CTGGACAGACTCCTCCGCGTCCACCACTAGGTCCTCCTGGCCCACCAGGTCCACCGGGTCCTCCTCCACCTGGCCAGGTTCTACCTCCTCCATTAACTGGTCCTCCTAATCGTGGTGACCGCCCCCCTCCTCCAGTTCTGTTTCCAGGACAGCCCTTTGGTCAACCTCCATTGGGTCCACTTCCCCCTGGTCCTCCGCCTCCAGTTCCAGGCTATGGTCCTCCACCAGGTCCTCCACCCCCACAAcagggtcctcctcctcctccaggtccTTTCCCCCCTCGTCCACCTGGTCCGTTAGGACCACCCCTGACACTGGCTCCTCCTCCACACTTACCTGGCCCACCACCAGGTGCTCCCCCACCAGCCCCACACGTGAATCCAGCATTCTTCCCCCCACCAGCCAACAGTGGCATACCTACATCAGACAGCCGTGGTCCACCACCTTCAGACCCCTATGGACGACCTCCACCGTATGACAGAGGTGATTATGGGCCACCAGGCAG GCGTATCACTGGAAATAACATGTCCATAAGAGAACAATTACATATGCCATTGTATTGGAGACAAACGAAAAATAATACTCAAAACGCAGGGAG AGAAATAGATGCTGCAAGGACACCTTTAAGTGAAGCAGAATTTGAAGAAATCATGAACAGAAATAGAGCTATTTCTAGCAGTGCCATTTCAAGAGCTGTATCAGATGCTAGTGCTG CGGAGTATGGAAGTGCTATAGAAACCTTGGTGACTGCAATTTCATTAATTAAACAATCCAAAGTATCTGCAGATGATCGTTGCAAAGTACTTATTAGCTCTCTGCAAGATTGCCTCCATGGAATTGAGTCAAAATCTTATGGTTCAGGGTCAAG aAGACGTGAGCGATCAAGGGAGAGAGACCACAGCAGGTCGAGAGAGAAGAGCCGGCGCCACAAATCTCGTAGCAGAGATCGCCATGACGATTATTACCGGGAAAGAAGCCGTGAACGTGAGAGACATCGTGACCGCGATAGAGACCGTGACAGAGAACGTGACAGAGAACGAGAGTATCGCCATCGTTAA
- the CPSF6 gene encoding cleavage and polyadenylation specificity factor subunit 6 isoform X3, whose protein sequence is MADGVDHIDIYADVGEEFNQEAEYGGHDQIDLYDDVISPSANNGDAPEDRDYMDSLPPSVGDDVGKGSAPNVVYTYTGKRIALYIGNLTWWTTDEDLTEAVHSLGVNDILEIKFFENRANGQSKGFALVGVGSEASSKKLMDLLPKRELHGQNPVVTPCNKQFLSQFELQSRKTTQSGQMSGEGKAGPPGGSSRATFPPSNRGRGRFPGALPGGDRFPGPAGPGGPPPPFPAGQTPPRPPLGPPGPPGPPGPPPPGQVLPPPLTGPPNRGDRPPPPVLFPGQPFGQPPLGPLPPGPPPPVPGYGPPPGPPPPQQGPPPPPGPFPPRPPGPLGPPLTLAPPPHLPGPPPGAPPPAPHVNPAFFPPPANSGIPTSDSRGPPPSDPYGRPPPYDRGDYGPPGREIDAARTPLSEAEFEEIMNRNRAISSSAISRAVSDASAAEYGSAIETLVTAISLIKQSKVSADDRCKVLISSLQDCLHGIESKSYGSGSRRERSRERDHSRSREKSRRHKSRSRDRHDDYYRERSRERERHRDRDRDRDRERDREREYRHR, encoded by the exons ATGGCGGACGGCGTGGACCACATAGATATCTACGCCGATGTaggagaggaatttaaccag GAGGCTGAATATGGTGGACATGATCAAATAGATTTGTATGACGACGTCATCTCGCCATCTGCCAATAACGGCGATGCACCAGAGGATCGTGATTATATGGACTCTCTTCCACCATCTGTCGGAGATGATGTAGGCAAAGGATCAGCACCAAATGTTGTCTACACATATACGGGAAAGAGAATTGCATTATATATTGGAAATCTTACATGG TGGACCACAGATGAAGATTTAACTGAGGCTGTTCATTCACTTGGTGTAAATGATATTTTGGAGATAAAATTTTTTGAAAATCGAGCTAATGGCCAGTCTAAAGG ATTTGCTCTTGTAGGTGTGGGATCTGAAGCATCTTCTAAAAAACTGATGGATCTCTTACCTAAAAGAGAATTgcatgggcaaaatcctgttgtaacACCATGTAATAAACAGTTCTTAAGTCAATTTGAGTTGCAGTCAAGAAAAA CTACACAGTCTGGGCAGATGTCTGGTGAAGGAAAAGCTGGTCCTCCAGGAGGAAGTTCACGGGCAACATTTCCACCAAGTAACAGAGGGAGAGGTCGTTTTCCAGGTGCCCTTCCTGGAGGTGACAGGTTTCCTGGTCCAGCCGGGCCAGGAGGacctcctccaccttttccag CTGGACAGACTCCTCCGCGTCCACCACTAGGTCCTCCTGGCCCACCAGGTCCACCGGGTCCTCCTCCACCTGGCCAGGTTCTACCTCCTCCATTAACTGGTCCTCCTAATCGTGGTGACCGCCCCCCTCCTCCAGTTCTGTTTCCAGGACAGCCCTTTGGTCAACCTCCATTGGGTCCACTTCCCCCTGGTCCTCCGCCTCCAGTTCCAGGCTATGGTCCTCCACCAGGTCCTCCACCCCCACAAcagggtcctcctcctcctccaggtccTTTCCCCCCTCGTCCACCTGGTCCGTTAGGACCACCCCTGACACTGGCTCCTCCTCCACACTTACCTGGCCCACCACCAGGTGCTCCCCCACCAGCCCCACACGTGAATCCAGCATTCTTCCCCCCACCAGCCAACAGTGGCATACCTACATCAGACAGCCGTGGTCCACCACCTTCAGACCCCTATGGACGACCTCCACCGTATGACAGAGGTGATTATGGGCCACCAGGCAG AGAAATAGATGCTGCAAGGACACCTTTAAGTGAAGCAGAATTTGAAGAAATCATGAACAGAAATAGAGCTATTTCTAGCAGTGCCATTTCAAGAGCTGTATCAGATGCTAGTGCTG CGGAGTATGGAAGTGCTATAGAAACCTTGGTGACTGCAATTTCATTAATTAAACAATCCAAAGTATCTGCAGATGATCGTTGCAAAGTACTTATTAGCTCTCTGCAAGATTGCCTCCATGGAATTGAGTCAAAATCTTATGGTTCAGGGTCAAG ACGTGAGCGATCAAGGGAGAGAGACCACAGCAGGTCGAGAGAGAAGAGCCGGCGCCACAAATCTCGTAGCAGAGATCGCCATGACGATTATTACCGGGAAAGAAGCCGTGAACGTGAGAGACATCGTGACCGCGATAGAGACCGTGACAGAGAACGTGACAGAGAACGAGAGTATCGCCATCGTTAA